The following coding sequences are from one Perognathus longimembris pacificus isolate PPM17 chromosome 13, ASM2315922v1, whole genome shotgun sequence window:
- the LOC125361228 gene encoding cytochrome c oxidase assembly factor 4 homolog, mitochondrial, whose product MSTSVPQGHNWARKVKEDADDEDPLDQLISRSGCAASHFALQECMAQHQDWRQCQPQVQAFRDCMSEQQAKRREELQKRKEQASAHC is encoded by the coding sequence ATGTCAACTTCTGTCCCTCAAGGCCACAACTGGGCCCGAAAAGTGAAGGAGGATGCTGATGATGAAGACCCTCTGGATCAGCTGATCTCTCGCTCTGGCTGCGCCGCCTCTCACTTTGCATTGCAGGAGTGCATGGCGCAGCACCAGGACTGGAGGCAGTGTCAGCCTCAGGTGCAGGCCTTCAGGGACTGCATGAGTGAGCAGCAGGCAAAGCGGCGGGAGGAATTGcagaagagaaaagagcaagcCAGTGCCCATTGCTGA